Proteins encoded together in one Bradyrhizobium sp. CB82 window:
- a CDS encoding branched-chain amino acid ABC transporter permease, translating into MDSFVILCFAVVNSIALLALISLGLAVIFGMMRVINFAHGEFIMLGGYATVIANHAGVNLWLSMLVVAPIFVALIGAVTERLIVRRLYGHLITTMLATWGLSLFLIGAVTAIFGNTTMGVSAPLGNIPIGAYSIGAYQLFLIGITALLVVSSLLALHWTKYGLIARAAMQNSEMAATLGINCDRVYAATFIVGAAISGLAGALLAPISGVLPHMGAAYVARAFVTVISGGGALITGFLSAATILGPVEALLSYFATPVIGQASLLLLAVIILRLFPTGVSSLWTGGR; encoded by the coding sequence ATGGACAGTTTCGTCATATTGTGTTTCGCGGTGGTCAATTCCATTGCGCTTCTTGCCCTGATCAGCTTGGGGCTCGCCGTCATTTTCGGCATGATGCGCGTCATCAACTTTGCTCATGGCGAGTTCATCATGCTCGGTGGATACGCCACCGTGATCGCCAATCATGCCGGCGTCAATCTTTGGCTCTCCATGCTGGTTGTCGCCCCAATCTTCGTCGCTCTGATCGGTGCCGTGACGGAGCGACTGATCGTTCGCCGGCTGTACGGTCACCTAATCACGACGATGCTGGCAACCTGGGGTCTTAGCCTGTTTTTAATCGGTGCGGTGACCGCCATCTTCGGCAACACGACGATGGGCGTGAGCGCACCGCTGGGCAATATTCCGATTGGTGCCTACTCTATCGGTGCTTACCAACTGTTCTTGATTGGGATCACAGCTCTTTTGGTCGTGAGTTCTCTCCTTGCTTTGCACTGGACGAAGTACGGACTGATCGCGCGGGCGGCGATGCAAAATTCGGAGATGGCAGCGACCCTCGGGATCAACTGTGATCGCGTATATGCGGCCACTTTCATCGTCGGCGCAGCAATCAGTGGCTTGGCCGGAGCGCTGCTTGCGCCGATATCGGGTGTCCTTCCTCATATGGGCGCGGCCTATGTTGCCCGCGCCTTCGTCACGGTGATCAGCGGGGGCGGAGCCCTGATTACGGGCTTTCTGTCGGCCGCAACAATACTCGGGCCGGTTGAGGCGTTGCTTTCCTATTTTGCAACACCGGTCATCGGTCAGGCCTCGCTGCTGCTTTTGGCCGTGATCATCCTGCGCCTGTTTCCAACGGGCGTCTCAAGCTTGTGGACCGGAGGTCGATAA
- a CDS encoding branched-chain amino acid ABC transporter permease: MVRQVEHALFPVALVLFAALGPFVLEPFDLVNLSAFSAMAIAALGLAFVWGTLGILNLGHSVFFGLGAYAYAIAVSNLGDSTLAVLIGIALAVAFSLVLGYFLFFSRLGDVYLGVITLCVTLIFYSFMMSTADPSFHIGPVPLGGFNGITAVPSLNMPGDPQVFLSTEATFSICLLSLAGAYVLLSLLRSSDAGRIMTAIRESELRSELLGYDIRFYKLVGFAVSAAIAGLGGALYTAVMGYVSPNVFDLPQASQFVLWVIAGGLGAFVGPVVASFGFQLLSSQLGANQVFNTELIFGATIILFVMLVPQGLQPMLLGLSSLKFPNRFGILRRKEKPA, encoded by the coding sequence ATGGTACGTCAAGTCGAACATGCCCTTTTCCCAGTCGCCCTTGTGCTCTTCGCGGCTCTCGGGCCATTCGTTCTGGAGCCTTTCGATCTCGTCAATCTATCTGCCTTTTCGGCCATGGCGATCGCAGCACTCGGTCTTGCCTTCGTCTGGGGAACACTCGGGATCCTGAACCTCGGACATTCCGTGTTTTTTGGTCTGGGTGCCTATGCCTATGCCATCGCGGTCTCCAATCTCGGCGACAGCACGCTTGCCGTATTGATTGGCATCGCGCTGGCGGTCGCATTTTCGCTTGTCCTCGGCTATTTCCTGTTCTTCAGCCGCTTGGGCGACGTCTATCTCGGCGTTATCACTCTGTGCGTGACGCTGATCTTCTATTCCTTCATGATGTCAACCGCCGATCCCTCGTTTCACATCGGCCCGGTGCCGCTCGGCGGCTTCAACGGGATCACGGCAGTCCCGTCGCTTAACATGCCAGGCGATCCGCAGGTATTTCTATCCACGGAAGCGACTTTCTCGATCTGCCTGCTTTCACTGGCGGGAGCTTACGTTCTGCTCTCGCTCTTGCGCTCGAGCGATGCAGGTCGGATCATGACGGCGATCCGCGAGAGCGAGTTGCGGAGCGAGCTTCTTGGTTACGACATCCGCTTCTACAAGCTCGTCGGCTTTGCCGTAAGTGCTGCCATTGCCGGGCTTGGCGGGGCACTTTACACGGCGGTGATGGGCTACGTCAGCCCGAACGTCTTTGACCTTCCGCAAGCCTCGCAATTCGTTCTGTGGGTGATCGCCGGCGGACTCGGGGCCTTTGTCGGACCCGTAGTGGCAAGCTTCGGCTTCCAGCTCCTGAGCAGCCAGCTCGGCGCAAACCAAGTTTTCAACACGGAGCTCATTTTCGGCGCGACGATCATCCTGTTCGTCATGCTCGTGCCGCAAGGCCTGCAGCCGATGCTTCTTGGCCTATCGAGCCTGAAGTTCCCGAACCGATTCGGCATTTTGCGACGGAAGGAGAAACCGGCATGA
- a CDS encoding ATP-binding cassette domain-containing protein: MSGAPILATRGLVKRFGGVVAVDSVDLVVNAGEIRCLIGPNGAGKSTLFKCLTHQHQPTSGHVLFEGRDLQGLATHRIARLGIAIKNQIPSIYANLDVRENIRLAALRRRLGKRQLDRVVELTLDEIGFDERLASQPAATLSHAHRQWCELGMLLASSPRIALLDEPTAGMTREEMLKTVDIIKRLNASATVIVVEHDLEFIARLAQRVTVLHRGKVLVEDTMDKIEANEIVRDIYLGRKKEAAHAEG, from the coding sequence ATGAGCGGGGCCCCCATTCTCGCGACGCGCGGTCTCGTTAAGCGGTTCGGGGGTGTTGTTGCGGTTGATAGCGTCGACCTTGTCGTTAACGCCGGCGAAATCCGCTGCCTCATAGGCCCGAACGGCGCCGGCAAAAGCACGCTCTTCAAATGCCTTACACATCAGCACCAGCCGACGAGCGGCCATGTTCTGTTCGAGGGCCGGGATCTGCAGGGGCTGGCCACCCATCGCATTGCCCGGCTTGGGATCGCCATTAAGAACCAGATTCCCAGCATCTACGCCAATCTTGACGTCCGTGAGAATATCCGCCTAGCGGCCCTGCGGAGGCGACTGGGAAAGCGCCAGCTGGACAGGGTCGTCGAGCTGACGCTGGACGAAATCGGCTTCGACGAACGTCTCGCCAGTCAGCCGGCGGCGACCCTCTCGCACGCGCATCGGCAATGGTGCGAGCTCGGCATGCTGCTCGCGAGCAGCCCGCGCATCGCCCTCCTTGACGAGCCCACCGCCGGCATGACGCGTGAGGAGATGTTGAAGACCGTCGACATCATCAAACGTCTCAACGCCAGCGCCACGGTAATCGTCGTCGAGCACGATTTGGAGTTCATCGCCCGACTTGCGCAGAGAGTTACTGTCCTACACAGGGGAAAGGTGCTGGTTGAGGACACCATGGACAAGATCGAGGCAAACGAGATTGTTCGCGACATTTATCTCGGCCGCAAGAAGGAGGCCGCTCATGCTGAAGGGTGA
- a CDS encoding ATP-binding cassette domain-containing protein — protein MLKGERLISGYGKTQVLRSLSFDLGAHEILGIIGINGMGKTTLLKTVMGLLPVEVGRIVLDGDAIEALPAYRRSRLGFSYTPQGGAGFPGLTVKENLLLAGMMPGSGRAKPIAEILCLFPRLEKLLARPSGALSGGERQLLALARAMVRSPRLLLLDELTEGIQPSVTDEIAECLLSIHRSEKTAMIIADQDLSFLASLVGRALVVQKGQIVAERNPTELLADNVFETD, from the coding sequence ATGCTGAAGGGTGAACGGTTGATCTCGGGCTACGGCAAGACGCAGGTACTGCGCAGCCTAAGCTTCGATCTCGGCGCTCATGAGATCCTGGGGATCATCGGCATCAACGGTATGGGCAAGACCACCCTGCTCAAGACTGTCATGGGACTGTTGCCGGTGGAAGTTGGCCGGATCGTGCTGGACGGTGATGCCATCGAAGCTCTGCCTGCCTATCGACGCAGTCGTCTCGGCTTCAGCTACACGCCGCAAGGCGGAGCGGGTTTTCCTGGCCTCACTGTAAAGGAGAACTTGTTGCTTGCGGGCATGATGCCCGGGTCCGGCAGAGCAAAGCCGATTGCCGAGATATTGTGCCTCTTTCCGAGACTCGAAAAGCTTCTTGCGCGCCCTAGCGGTGCCTTGAGTGGAGGCGAGCGGCAGTTGCTGGCCCTGGCGCGCGCCATGGTTCGCTCGCCGCGGCTTCTTCTGCTTGATGAATTGACAGAGGGCATTCAGCCTTCGGTGACCGACGAAATCGCCGAATGCCTGTTGTCGATTCACCGGTCGGAAAAGACAGCCATGATCATTGCCGATCAGGATCTCAGCTTCTTGGCCTCGCTGGTCGGCCGAGCGCTGGTCGTCCAGAAGGGACAGATCGTGGCGGAGCGGAATCCAACTGAACTCCTTGCCGATAATGTTTTCGAGACGGACTGA
- a CDS encoding chloramphenicol acetyltransferase, producing the protein MATRTLSVQPTVHLGALMHDTTLGAYCEVGARTILREVTMGDYSYVENDSQITYTTIGKFCSIAAMTRINPGNHPMHRASQSHFTYRASAYFPGESDEAEFFDWRRQHQVHIGHDVWIGHGAIVLPGRNVGTGAVVAGGAIVTKDVPAYTIVAGNPARPVRRRFSDDIAGRLARLAWWDWDHESLRVALTDFRKLTVDEFLSKYEGGDLARLKSSC; encoded by the coding sequence ATGGCCACCAGAACTCTCTCAGTCCAACCGACCGTCCACCTCGGCGCTCTGATGCACGATACCACACTCGGCGCCTACTGCGAGGTCGGGGCGCGCACGATCTTGCGAGAAGTGACGATGGGCGATTACTCCTACGTCGAGAACGATTCCCAGATTACCTACACCACGATCGGAAAGTTCTGCTCGATTGCGGCAATGACACGCATTAACCCTGGCAACCATCCGATGCACCGCGCGAGTCAGTCACATTTCACCTATCGAGCGAGTGCCTATTTTCCCGGCGAAAGTGACGAGGCAGAATTCTTCGATTGGCGAAGGCAACATCAGGTCCACATCGGCCACGATGTCTGGATAGGTCACGGCGCAATCGTACTTCCCGGCCGCAACGTCGGCACGGGTGCTGTGGTTGCGGGCGGTGCAATCGTTACCAAGGACGTGCCGGCCTACACGATCGTCGCTGGCAATCCGGCACGCCCCGTCAGGCGGCGGTTCTCGGACGATATCGCCGGGCGGCTCGCCAGGCTTGCGTGGTGGGATTGGGATCATGAAAGCCTGCGGGTGGCGCTGACAGATTTCCGCAAGCTGACGGTTGACGAGTTTCTAAGCAAATACGAAGGGGGCGACCTTGCCAGGTTGAAATCTTCGTGTTGA
- a CDS encoding HipA domain-containing protein: MPSEECFVYITLPGQTEPVTAGRYQLDTTRQGAAVGQFVYGRSYLERKDRVEFDPVELKIQVPPFRTTKLRGNFGALRDSSPDAWGRKLIETRLGNPSPSEIQYLLNSPDDRAGALGFGLNVQPPAPVRTFNKTLDLARLIEVADQIVAAEKDPSAPAPARADAEQAEALMRAGTSMGGARPKATVEDEDALWLAKFPHRDDRWNNPRVEHAMLTLARECGISCAESQMTTIGDKDVVLVKRFDRNKTEKGYLRSRMVSALTLLDADDTPDTVDKRQKWSYLLLADEIRRAASGSQSKDLPELFRRVCFNALISNTDDHPRNHAILAKDQAWSLSPAYDLTPNPMIALERRDLAMAFGNWGRYANRVNLLSQCERFLLSREDATAIVDGMKATIGEAWYRVCRQVGVSERDCELIRSAFAYEGFGYNLEDPTIATDDAEELPTTRPH; this comes from the coding sequence ATGCCTTCTGAGGAGTGTTTCGTCTACATTACGCTGCCAGGCCAGACAGAACCGGTTACGGCGGGGCGCTATCAGCTCGACACGACCCGCCAAGGCGCCGCCGTTGGACAATTCGTCTATGGCCGCAGCTACCTCGAGCGTAAGGATCGCGTCGAGTTCGATCCGGTCGAGCTCAAGATTCAAGTCCCTCCGTTCCGGACAACGAAGCTGCGGGGCAATTTTGGTGCGTTGCGGGACAGCTCTCCGGACGCCTGGGGCCGCAAGTTGATCGAAACTCGTCTAGGCAACCCGTCGCCGAGCGAGATTCAATACCTGCTCAATTCACCCGACGATCGCGCCGGCGCTTTAGGTTTTGGTCTTAACGTGCAACCGCCGGCACCTGTTCGTACGTTCAACAAAACGCTGGATTTGGCGCGTTTGATCGAAGTGGCCGACCAGATCGTCGCCGCTGAAAAGGATCCGTCAGCACCAGCACCAGCACGTGCTGACGCTGAACAGGCCGAGGCGTTGATGCGAGCGGGCACCTCGATGGGCGGCGCGCGGCCTAAGGCTACTGTCGAGGACGAGGATGCCCTTTGGCTCGCGAAATTCCCGCATCGCGATGATCGCTGGAATAATCCGCGGGTCGAACACGCTATGCTGACCCTTGCTCGCGAGTGCGGGATCTCGTGTGCGGAGAGCCAGATGACCACAATCGGCGACAAGGACGTTGTCCTGGTCAAACGGTTCGATCGGAATAAGACCGAAAAAGGCTACCTCCGCAGCAGGATGGTGAGCGCCTTGACGCTGCTCGATGCGGATGACACACCCGACACAGTCGATAAGCGTCAGAAATGGTCATATCTTCTGCTGGCGGACGAAATACGACGAGCCGCATCCGGAAGTCAGTCGAAGGATCTGCCAGAGTTGTTTCGGCGGGTGTGCTTTAACGCCCTCATCTCCAACACCGACGATCATCCACGTAACCATGCCATCTTGGCAAAGGACCAGGCATGGTCGCTATCACCAGCATACGACCTCACTCCGAACCCGATGATTGCATTAGAGCGCCGGGACCTGGCGATGGCGTTCGGCAACTGGGGACGATACGCCAACCGGGTCAACTTGCTGTCGCAGTGCGAGCGTTTTCTCTTATCAAGAGAAGACGCTACGGCAATCGTTGATGGGATGAAAGCGACTATCGGGGAGGCCTGGTATCGAGTCTGCAGGCAAGTTGGCGTCAGCGAGCGGGATTGCGAACTGATCCGCAGCGCGTTCGCTTACGAAGGGTTCGGTTACAATTTGGAGGATCCGACGATCGCAACCGATGACGCCGAAGAGCTGCCGACCACCCGTCCTCACTAA
- a CDS encoding helix-turn-helix transcriptional regulator, with protein MPPRSQLISAPPTAVQEAVKRLGNNLRTARLRRNLSHAVLAAKLGVDRHVIADAENGKLSTSAGVYVGMLWAMNLLASLADVANPKNDEEGLALSGLDERQRARQGGGPSNAF; from the coding sequence ATGCCTCCTCGTAGCCAACTGATCAGTGCGCCACCCACAGCCGTCCAGGAGGCGGTCAAGCGACTGGGGAACAATCTTCGTACCGCGCGCCTGCGCCGCAACCTGAGCCATGCGGTGCTGGCAGCTAAACTGGGCGTAGATCGTCACGTCATCGCTGATGCTGAGAACGGGAAATTGAGCACCAGTGCCGGCGTGTATGTCGGCATGCTGTGGGCAATGAACCTGCTCGCATCGCTTGCCGACGTTGCCAACCCGAAGAACGATGAGGAGGGGCTCGCTCTAAGCGGCCTCGATGAGCGCCAGCGTGCTCGACAGGGAGGCGGACCAAGCAATGCCTTCTGA
- a CDS encoding DUF3551 domain-containing protein, which yields MRYPLLFAVVLAVPTLVFAQTGPRDRSGYMPPAQQDVYCLQGRIWGYPGNCQFSSYSQCMATASGTDAYCGINPVYAFERRRSHSPDGFARLRY from the coding sequence ATGCGCTATCCTCTCCTGTTTGCCGTTGTGCTCGCAGTCCCCACCTTGGTTTTCGCTCAGACAGGTCCGCGGGATCGTTCGGGATACATGCCCCCGGCCCAACAAGACGTTTACTGCCTGCAAGGGCGTATCTGGGGATACCCAGGTAATTGCCAGTTCTCGAGCTATAGCCAGTGCATGGCCACCGCGTCCGGCACAGACGCCTATTGCGGTATTAATCCGGTCTACGCTTTCGAGCGCCGCAGATCGCACTCACCTGATGGCTTCGCGAGGCTAAGATATTAA
- the hypE gene encoding hydrogenase expression/formation protein HypE — MKGHQGKLDISNGCIDLSHGSGGRAMAQLISGLFHEAFGNEWLARGNDQSAFDVGGGRMVMTTDGYVVSPLFFPGGNIGSLAVHGTVNDIAMAGARPLYLSASFIIEEGFHLSHLKMIAESMGAAARSAGVHIITGDTKVVERGKADGLFISTAGVGVVPDGLDLSAENARVGDRVLISGTLGDHGIAIMSKRQNLAFETDVMSDSASLHDLVVKMVEAGGHGIRLMRDPTRGGLAATLNEIALQSNLGFRLQEEAIPVKPDVAAACELLGIDPLHVANEGKLVAIVSPEVANTVLAAMRAHPLGCDAADIGEAIADDHHFVQMATSFGGGYIIDWLSGEQLPRIC, encoded by the coding sequence ATGAAAGGTCATCAGGGCAAGCTCGACATCAGCAATGGCTGCATCGACCTGTCTCACGGCTCCGGCGGCCGCGCGATGGCGCAGCTCATTTCGGGACTGTTCCACGAGGCGTTCGGCAATGAATGGCTGGCGCGTGGCAATGACCAGTCGGCCTTCGACGTCGGCGGCGGACGCATGGTGATGACGACCGATGGCTACGTCGTCTCGCCGCTGTTTTTTCCGGGCGGAAATATCGGTTCGCTGGCCGTTCACGGCACGGTCAACGACATCGCAATGGCAGGCGCACGGCCACTTTACCTGTCCGCGAGCTTCATTATCGAGGAGGGGTTTCATTTGTCTCACCTCAAAATGATCGCGGAGTCCATGGGGGCCGCGGCGCGATCGGCCGGCGTCCACATCATCACTGGCGACACCAAGGTGGTCGAGCGCGGCAAGGCCGACGGCCTGTTCATCTCGACAGCTGGCGTCGGGGTGGTGCCTGACGGGCTCGATCTTTCCGCGGAAAACGCGCGCGTCGGAGACCGTGTGCTGATCTCAGGCACGCTCGGCGATCATGGCATCGCCATCATGTCCAAGCGGCAGAACCTCGCCTTTGAAACCGACGTCATGTCGGATTCGGCGTCGCTGCACGACCTCGTCGTGAAGATGGTTGAGGCCGGAGGCCACGGCATCCGCCTAATGCGCGACCCCACGCGCGGCGGGCTTGCCGCGACCCTGAACGAGATCGCCCTGCAATCCAACCTCGGCTTTCGCTTGCAGGAAGAGGCAATTCCGGTGAAGCCGGACGTGGCGGCGGCCTGCGAGCTGTTGGGGATCGATCCGCTCCATGTCGCCAATGAGGGTAAGCTGGTTGCCATCGTGTCGCCCGAGGTCGCCAACACCGTGCTCGCCGCCATGCGGGCTCATCCGCTCGGCTGCGATGCCGCCGACATCGGCGAGGCAATCGCCGATGACCATCATTTCGTGCAAATGGCGACCAGCTTTGGCGGCGGCTACATCATCGACTGGCTGTCGGGCGAGCAACTGCCACGCATCTGCTGA
- the hypD gene encoding hydrogenase formation protein HypD: MKYVDEFRDKEIALGLAKAIGTEVDLARPYRFMEFCGGHTHTISRYGLENMLSNNVRMIHGPGCPVCVLPAGRIDMAIHLAMRPEVILCGYGDLMRVPGSEGVSLLKAKARGADVRMVYSTIDAIRIAEENPARQVVFFAIGFETTTPPTAIMIRLAEKKKLPNFSVFCNHVLTPPAMHNILKSCDIRNIGHVEIDGFIGPAHVSVIIGTTPYEFVAEEFGKPIVITGFEPLDMMQAILMLVRQVNEHRHEVENQYRRAVIRDGNLRAKEEVSNVFELRDRFEWRGLGPVPYSGLRLKPAYTKYDAELRFDMRELCVADNPACKCAAILRGIRKPVDCELFGKICTPVTPMGSCMVSSEGACAAHWIYGGFRDHQQRPPS, translated from the coding sequence ATGAAATATGTCGACGAGTTCCGCGACAAGGAGATCGCGCTGGGGCTAGCGAAAGCGATCGGCACCGAGGTCGATCTGGCAAGACCCTATCGCTTCATGGAATTTTGTGGCGGCCATACGCACACGATCTCGCGCTATGGCCTCGAGAACATGCTGTCGAACAACGTGCGGATGATCCACGGCCCGGGCTGCCCGGTCTGCGTGCTGCCGGCAGGGCGTATTGACATGGCGATCCATCTCGCGATGCGGCCCGAAGTCATCCTCTGCGGTTACGGCGACCTCATGCGCGTGCCGGGTTCGGAAGGCGTCTCGCTGCTCAAGGCAAAGGCCCGCGGCGCGGATGTCCGCATGGTGTATTCCACCATCGATGCGATCCGGATCGCAGAGGAGAACCCCGCGCGCCAGGTCGTGTTCTTCGCCATTGGCTTTGAGACCACCACGCCGCCGACGGCTATCATGATACGTCTGGCCGAAAAGAAGAAGCTCCCGAACTTTAGCGTGTTCTGCAACCACGTGCTGACGCCCCCAGCGATGCATAATATTCTAAAGAGCTGCGATATACGCAATATCGGCCACGTCGAGATTGACGGGTTCATCGGGCCAGCCCATGTCTCGGTCATCATTGGCACGACGCCTTACGAGTTTGTTGCGGAGGAGTTTGGCAAGCCGATCGTGATCACCGGTTTCGAGCCACTCGACATGATGCAGGCGATCCTAATGCTTGTCCGGCAAGTCAACGAGCATCGCCACGAAGTAGAGAATCAGTATCGCCGCGCGGTGATCCGCGACGGCAATCTGCGCGCTAAGGAGGAGGTCTCCAACGTTTTCGAGCTGCGAGACCGGTTCGAATGGCGCGGACTCGGCCCAGTGCCCTACAGCGGGCTGAGGCTGAAGCCCGCTTACACCAAATACGACGCGGAGCTGCGCTTCGACATGCGCGAGCTGTGCGTTGCCGACAATCCGGCCTGTAAATGCGCTGCCATCCTGCGCGGGATAAGGAAGCCTGTGGATTGCGAGCTGTTCGGGAAGATCTGCACGCCCGTAACGCCCATGGGATCCTGCATGGTCTCCTCGGAAGGCGCCTGCGCCGCGCATTGGATATATGGCGGTTTCCGCGATCATCAGCAGAGGCCGCCGTCATGA
- a CDS encoding HypC/HybG/HupF family hydrogenase formation chaperone, which translates to MCLAIPAAVTKILPDEMAVVSIDGVSKEISVALIEDLAVGDYVIIHVGYALTKIDAEEARRTLDLLRELSAERQGAVQ; encoded by the coding sequence ATGTGTCTTGCCATACCTGCAGCAGTAACAAAAATCTTGCCTGACGAGATGGCCGTCGTCTCCATCGATGGCGTCAGCAAGGAGATTTCCGTTGCCCTGATCGAGGATCTCGCCGTCGGCGACTACGTGATCATTCACGTCGGTTATGCGCTCACCAAGATCGACGCCGAGGAAGCCAGACGCACATTGGATTTGTTGCGCGAGCTCAGCGCCGAGCGACAGGGAGCCGTGCAATGA